Genomic segment of Deinococcus sp. YIM 134068:
GCCGTTCGTGCGGGAGCTGGCGGGCATCGGCGGGGTGATTCTGGCGGGGGCGTTCGCGGTCCTCGCCTTCACGTACCGGGACGCGCGGCCCCTGGCGGAGAGTGTGCCGAATCTGCGCGGCGGCGGGGCCGGACCCGTGGGCGAGGTGCTGCTGACCCGCTTCCTGCTGCCCTTCGAGGCGGTGAGCATCCTGCTCCTCGTGGCGATTGTGGGGGCGGTGGCCCTGGTGCAGCGGCCCGCGTCACAGCCGGACGGCACGCCGGAGAGGGAGCGTGTGGTGTTGCCCGGTCCGACGGAACCTCCGGTCGAGGCGCGCGAAACGGTCGTCCTGTCGTCGGAACGGGGGCGCGTCTGATGGCTCCCACGGGCTACTACATCGCCCTCTCCGGGCTGCTGTTCGCCATCGGGATGATCGGGGTGCTGACGCGGCGGACGGCGATCATGGTCTTCCTGAGCGTCGAGCTGATGCTGAACGCGGCCAACCTCGCGCTCGTCGCCTTCGCGCGGTCGTGGGGGGACCTCACCGGGCAGACCGCCGTGTTCATCGTCATGACGCTCGCCGCCGCCGAGGTCGCCATCGGCCTCGCCATCATCGTCGCCATCTTCCGCAAGCGTGAGACGACCAACGTGGACACGCTCGCCGGGCTGAAAGGCTGAGTGGGAAGCGTGCCCCTGTATCTGCTGCCCCTCTTTCCCCTGATCGGCTTCGTGCTCCTGATCTGCCTGCCGCGCCTCTTTCCGGGAAAGGCGGCGGGCTGGCTCGCCTCCGGGACGGTGCTGGCGAGCTTCGTCGTCGCCGTGCTGCGCTATCTCGGGCAGGGGGACGAACCCGCCCGCGAGGTGCTGTGGGCGTGGCTGCCCAACATGGCGCTGAACGCCAACCTGAGCGTCGGCTTCTGGTACGACCAGCTCTCGGCGCTGATGGCCCTCATCATCACGGGCGTGGGCTTCCTGATCCACGTCTATTCCATCAGCTACATGGGCCACGACCGCCAGTTCGCGCGCTTCTTCGCGTTCCTGAACTTCTTCGTGGCGATGATGCTGATTCTCGTCCTCGCCGACTCCTACCCGCTGATGTTCGTGGGCTGGGAGGGCGTGGGGATGGCGTCCTACCTCCTGATCGGCTTCTGGTACTCGGGCCGCAACTCGGAGGCGTCGGGGCAGGAGGTGCGCGAGGCCAGCGACCGCGAGGGCGTCGCCAATTCCAACGCCGCCCGCAAGGCGTTCATCATGAACCGCATCGGGGACCTGGGCTTCATGTTCGGGATGTTCGTGATCTACAAGCTGTACGGCACGCTCGTCATCCCCGAACTCGCCGAGCGAGCGGAGGGCGTGCGCGTGGCGGTGGCCGGAATCGAGCTGGCCTGCCTCCTCCTCCTTGTCGGCGCGGTGGGCAAGAGCGGCCAGCTTCCCCTCACCACCTGGCTCCCGGACGCTATGGCGGGTCCCACCCCCGTCTCGGCCCTCATCCACGCGGCCACGATGGTCACGGCGGGCGTGTACCTCATCGCGCGCAGCCACTTCCTGTATGACCTCGCGCCTGTGGCGTCCACCTGGGTCGCGTGGGTCGGAGGTCTGACGGCACTGTATGGGGCATTGTCGGCGCTCAACCAGCATGACATCAAGAAGATTCTGGCCTACTCCACCGTCTCGCAACTGGGATACATGTTCATGGCGGTCGGGCTGCACGCCTACTCGGCGGGCGTATTCCACCTGCTCACGCACGCCTTCTTCAAGGCGCTGCTCTTCCTCTCGGCGGGCGCGGTCATCCACGCGCTCCACGAGGAACAGGACGTGCGGGCGATGGGCGGGATGCGAAAGTTCATGCCCTTCACGCACATCATGTCGCTCGTCGGGGTCCTCGCCATCGCGGGAATCCCGATCTGGAGCGGCTTTTTCTCGAAGGACGCGATTCTGGCCGCCGCCTTCGAGGCCGACCCTCTGCTGTACGTGGTCGGGCTGGGGGTGGCGCTGCTGACCGCCTTTTACATGGGGCGCTGGTACTTCCTGGTGTGGCGCGGCGAGTACCGGGGCCACGTCGCGCACCCACACGAGGCCGACACGCTGATCAAGGTGCCGCTGGGCATCCTCGCCGCGCTCGCCACGCTCGCCGGATTCCTGAACGTGCCGACCTTCCTGGGCGGCGGGCACGCCTTCGACGACTACCTGGGCCGCGCAATCCCGGTGGAGGTTCACGAGATTCCCGTGGCGACGGAATGGCTGCTCACCGCGCTTGCCGTCGCCGCCGGGGTGGGTGGGCTGCTGTGGGCCTTTGCCGAACACCGCCGCCGGGTGCTGGCCGACGGGCCGCTGGGCCGCGTCAGCACGAACGCCCTGTATCTGGACCGCGTGTACGACGGGCTGATCGGCGCTCCCAGCCGCGCCATCGCCGAGGGTCTGGACGTGGTGGACCGGGGCGTGGACAGTACTCTGGGCGGTATCGCGCGCAACAGCGCCGCGCCGGGTGGACTCTTCACCCGCTGGCAGAGCGGCTTCGTGCGCGCCTACGCGGTGTCCATGCTGCTGGGGACGGCGCTGATTCTGGGGTACTGGGCGCTGAAGACGATTGGAAGTGGGGCGTGAGGGGGGGACCGTTGGGAGTCGAGAAGTCGAGAAGTCGAGGCGTCGAGGGACTTCCCGTGCTCCTCTCGACCCCTCGACCCCTTGACCCCTCGACCCCTCATCCCCCAACTCCCGGAGCGCAACCATGATCCACCTCATGATCTTCCTGCCCCTCCTGGGCAGCCTGCTCCTCTTCGCGGTGCCCCGGCGCTGGCGCGAGGAGGTCGCGGGCTTCGTCGCGGCCCTCACGCTGGGGCTGGGGTTGCTGATCTGGCGGGGCGGCGGCTCGGAGCTGTTCAGCGTCCCGTGGGTGCCCGCGCTCGGCATCACGTACTCGGTGGCGCTGGAGGGCGTGAGCCTCGCGCTCGCGCTCGTGACGGCCTTCATGTCCTTCGTCGCCGTGTTGTACGCGGCGCGGCGGGTGGACAATCCGGGGACGATGCTCTCGCTGGTGCTGGCGATGGAGACGGGCCTCATCGGCATCTTCGCCGCGCAGGACCTCGTGCTGTTCTACGTCTTCTTCGAGGACGCGCTGCTCCCCGCGCTGATGATGCTCGCCATCTACGGCAAGCCGAACCGGATGCGGGCGCTCGTCAAGTTCGCGGCCTACACGCTGTTCGGCAGCCTGCTGATGCTGCTCTCCATCATCGGCGTGAAGTATTACGGCGGCAGCCCGACCTTCGCGCTGGCCGACCTCGTGCGAAATCCGGTGACGGGCGCGGCGCAGACGTGGCTGTACCTCGGCTTTCTCGCGGCGATGGCGGTCAAGCTGCCGCTGTGGCCCATGCACGCCTGGCTCCCCGACTTCCACGAGCAGAACCACGACAGCGGCGTGCCCGACGTGATGGGCACCCTGTATAAGGTAGGCGGGTACGGCATCTTCCAGTTCGGCATCCCGCTGTTTCCCGACGCGTCTGAACAACTTCGCCCGCTCCTGATGGGCCTCGCCGCCTTCACCGCCCTGTACGCGGCGTGGATCGCCTTCCGGCAGACCGATTGGAAACGGCTGCTCGCCTACGCGGGCCTCTCGCACATGGGCTTCGTGGGCCTCGGCGTGTTCAGCCTGAACGAGACGGCGACCATCGGGGCGATGTACCTGCTCGCCTTCCAGAACGTGTATACGGGGGCGCTGTTCCTCTCGGTGGGGATGTTGCAGGAGCGCATCGGCAGCCTCAGCACCCGCGTCGGCGGCGTGATGACGCAGGCGGGGGCGCTCGGCGGGCTGACGATGGCGCTGTGGTTCGCCTCCATCGCGGTGCCGGGGCTGGCGGGCTTTATCGGGGAATTCAGCGTGCTGCTGGGGGCATATCAGGTGCAGCCGTGGATCACCCTCGTGGCGGGCCTGTCCACCATCGCCGCCGCCGCCTACGCGCTGACCGCCTTCCAGACGACCTTCTGGCAGGGCCGTCCCCTCGGCGCGGTGCGCGCATGGGACGTGCGGGGGACCGAGTGGCTGGTGCTCGCGCTGCCGCTCGCCGTGGCCGTGTTCTTCGGGGTGTACTCCGCACCCGCCCTGCGGCTCATTCAACCCGCCGTGCGCGGGGTTCTCTCCGGTCTGGGGGGCCAGTAGATGCTGCAAGTTCCCGACGTGGCCCTCGCGCCCATGCTGCCCATCCTGATCGTGCTCGCGGGGGCGGTGTCGAGTACCGTCCTCGGCTTCCACCTGCCCCGGCGGGCGCTGACGATCATCAACCTCGTGCTCCTCGTTCTCAGCGGCGTGAGCATGGCGACCCTGTGGAACAGCGGGGCCACCGCGTTCGGCGGCTCCCTCCAAGCGGATAACGCCGCCCTGCTCCTCGGCCTGACCATCCTCGTCGGCAGCATCATGACCCTGCTCGTGAGCCTCGACACGGCCTACCGCGCCCGTGTGAGCTTCCCGGAGTTCGACGCCATGCTCATGTACGCGATCACGGGCACGCTGCTCATCGCCTTTTCCGGCGACCTCATCACCATGCTCATAGGGCTGGAGATCATGAGCCTCGCCAGCTACGTGCTCGCCACCCTGCAAGACTCGCGCCGGGCGGAGGAGTCGGGCCTGAAATACTTCCTCCTCGGCGCGGTGGGGAGCGCCATCCTGATCTACGGCATCGCCTTCGTGTATGGGGCGACGGGAAGCCTGAGTTACGCGGTGATCGCCGAGCGGGCGGGCGGGCTGACCCCGGCGAACGTCGGCATCCTCGTTGGCGGGGCGCTGCTGCTGCTCGCGGGTTTCGGGTTCAAGGTGGCGCTCGCGCCGTTCCACCAGTGGACGCCGGACGTGTACACGGGCGCACCGACGAGCGTGAGCCTCTTCCTGAGCACGGTGGTCAAGGTCGCGGCCTTCGCGGGGATGCTGCGCGTGTTCGGCGGGGCGCTCGCCTCCGCGCCGGGCTGGGCGTCCACCCTCCAGGTTCTCACCGCCGCGACCCTGATCGTGGGGAACGCCGCCGCCCTGTTCCAGCCCAACTTCAAGCGGATGCTCGCTTACTCTGCGGTGGCCCACACGGGCTTTCTGGCGATGGCGCTGCTCGGCACGCCGGAGGTGGGGGGCGCGGCGCTGGGCTACTACCTCCTCGTCTACACGCTGATGACCGCCGCCGCCCTCGCCATCGTGGCCGCCCTGCAACGCAGTGAGGAGGGCATGACCATCACCGACCTGCGCGGCCTGTACTACCGCCACCCGGCCTACGCCGCCGCGCTCGCGGTGTGCCTCGCGTCGCTGGCGGGGCTGCCGCCCTTCGCGGGCTTCTTCGGCAAGTACCTCGCGTTTCAGGCGGCTTTCCAGAACGGGTACGTGTGGCTGTCCGTCCTCGCGGCCCTTACCAGCGTCGCCGCGCTCGTCTACTACCTGCGCCCCGGCATGCTGATGTTCATGCCCGACCGCACCCCGGCGCGCGAGTACCCCCACGGTGAGCGCACGCCCACCACCCTCACGGTCGCCCTCGGCGTCGTCGGCGTGACCGTGCTGGGCATCCTGCCGAACCTGTGGTACGGGTGGGTGGCGAATCCGGGCATCTGGCAGGGGCTGGCGGGGAGGTAGGGGAGGAGCGGTCAGCCGTCAGCGGTTAGCCGTCAGCGAGATGCTGGCGGCTGTTGCTTTCTCCGTCTTCTGCTGACGGCTGAGGGCTGATTGCTGATAGCTTCCCTACTCTCCCTGCTCCCGCTGATACTTCATCCGGTAGCGGTTGCGGCTGGCGGCCTCGATCAGTTCCTCGGGCGTGCGGATGTCCGAGTCGGTGGTGGCGGCCCCGAAGCTGACGGAGAGAGGCACGTCGCGGTAGGTGAGGGCGTCGAGCGAGTCGCGCACCGAGTCGCTGAGGCGGGCAAGGTCGTCCTCGTCGGTGTTGTCGAGCAGAACGGCGAACTCGTCGGGTCCCCAGCGGAAGAGGACATCCCCCCGCCGTCCCTGCGAGCCGATGCGGGAGGCGAGGTCGCGCAGCAGCTCGTCCCCGGCGGCGCGGCCATACACGTCGTTGACCTTGCGAAAGCCGCTGAGGTCCACGAGGAGCAGCCCCACGGGCCTTCCCTCACGCCCCGGCCAGCGGTGTTCCACGGCGCGGGTAAAGGCGAGGCGGTTGCCCAGACCCGTCAAGGGGTCGCGCGTGCCGAGGTGGCGCAGGTTCCACCACCGCTCCAGCGCGACGAGGGCGGTGCCCAGGATGGCGGCGACGGAGACGGTGACGCCCGGAAACAGCACGTTCACCAGCCACAGCGGCACGGCGAGGCCCAGCGTGGCGAGCGCGAGGCCGAAGCCCCACAGCCCGCGCGCCAGCACCGCGCCCACGGCGGCCCCGACGCACAGCAGCGCCGTGAGCCATGTCGGCAGGGGGCGGAAGGGCGGGCCGAGCAGGCTGGAGACCGCCCGCGCCTGAAGCAGCACGCCGGGCACCTCACTCCCGCGCACGTCGCTGAGTGCCGGACCCGCCAGCCCGGAGGCGGTCAGGCCGATCAGGACCACCCGGCCTTGCAGGTCGGCGAAGCGCACGTTGCCGTTCACCACGTCCCGGAAGGGGAGGACCGACGTGCCCGCCGCACCCACCGCGACGGCACGCAGCGGACGGGGCACCGTGTCGAGCGGGGCCGGTTCGCCCGCCGCCACCGCGACC
This window contains:
- a CDS encoding NADH-quinone oxidoreductase subunit J family protein, giving the protein MIAFLLLAPLALVGAIITVAAKNAVHASLGLVGTLLSVAGLFASLNASFLAATQVIVYAGAIMVLFLFVIMLLNANQPITGRDPVPFVRELAGIGGVILAGAFAVLAFTYRDARPLAESVPNLRGGGAGPVGEVLLTRFLLPFEAVSILLLVAIVGAVALVQRPASQPDGTPERERVVLPGPTEPPVEARETVVLSSERGRV
- the nuoK gene encoding NADH-quinone oxidoreductase subunit NuoK, producing MAPTGYYIALSGLLFAIGMIGVLTRRTAIMVFLSVELMLNAANLALVAFARSWGDLTGQTAVFIVMTLAAAEVAIGLAIIVAIFRKRETTNVDTLAGLKG
- the nuoL gene encoding NADH-quinone oxidoreductase subunit L, translating into MPLYLLPLFPLIGFVLLICLPRLFPGKAAGWLASGTVLASFVVAVLRYLGQGDEPAREVLWAWLPNMALNANLSVGFWYDQLSALMALIITGVGFLIHVYSISYMGHDRQFARFFAFLNFFVAMMLILVLADSYPLMFVGWEGVGMASYLLIGFWYSGRNSEASGQEVREASDREGVANSNAARKAFIMNRIGDLGFMFGMFVIYKLYGTLVIPELAERAEGVRVAVAGIELACLLLLVGAVGKSGQLPLTTWLPDAMAGPTPVSALIHAATMVTAGVYLIARSHFLYDLAPVASTWVAWVGGLTALYGALSALNQHDIKKILAYSTVSQLGYMFMAVGLHAYSAGVFHLLTHAFFKALLFLSAGAVIHALHEEQDVRAMGGMRKFMPFTHIMSLVGVLAIAGIPIWSGFFSKDAILAAAFEADPLLYVVGLGVALLTAFYMGRWYFLVWRGEYRGHVAHPHEADTLIKVPLGILAALATLAGFLNVPTFLGGGHAFDDYLGRAIPVEVHEIPVATEWLLTALAVAAGVGGLLWAFAEHRRRVLADGPLGRVSTNALYLDRVYDGLIGAPSRAIAEGLDVVDRGVDSTLGGIARNSAAPGGLFTRWQSGFVRAYAVSMLLGTALILGYWALKTIGSGA
- a CDS encoding NADH-quinone oxidoreductase subunit M, which gives rise to MIHLMIFLPLLGSLLLFAVPRRWREEVAGFVAALTLGLGLLIWRGGGSELFSVPWVPALGITYSVALEGVSLALALVTAFMSFVAVLYAARRVDNPGTMLSLVLAMETGLIGIFAAQDLVLFYVFFEDALLPALMMLAIYGKPNRMRALVKFAAYTLFGSLLMLLSIIGVKYYGGSPTFALADLVRNPVTGAAQTWLYLGFLAAMAVKLPLWPMHAWLPDFHEQNHDSGVPDVMGTLYKVGGYGIFQFGIPLFPDASEQLRPLLMGLAAFTALYAAWIAFRQTDWKRLLAYAGLSHMGFVGLGVFSLNETATIGAMYLLAFQNVYTGALFLSVGMLQERIGSLSTRVGGVMTQAGALGGLTMALWFASIAVPGLAGFIGEFSVLLGAYQVQPWITLVAGLSTIAAAAYALTAFQTTFWQGRPLGAVRAWDVRGTEWLVLALPLAVAVFFGVYSAPALRLIQPAVRGVLSGLGGQ
- a CDS encoding NADH-quinone oxidoreductase subunit N gives rise to the protein MLQVPDVALAPMLPILIVLAGAVSSTVLGFHLPRRALTIINLVLLVLSGVSMATLWNSGATAFGGSLQADNAALLLGLTILVGSIMTLLVSLDTAYRARVSFPEFDAMLMYAITGTLLIAFSGDLITMLIGLEIMSLASYVLATLQDSRRAEESGLKYFLLGAVGSAILIYGIAFVYGATGSLSYAVIAERAGGLTPANVGILVGGALLLLAGFGFKVALAPFHQWTPDVYTGAPTSVSLFLSTVVKVAAFAGMLRVFGGALASAPGWASTLQVLTAATLIVGNAAALFQPNFKRMLAYSAVAHTGFLAMALLGTPEVGGAALGYYLLVYTLMTAAALAIVAALQRSEEGMTITDLRGLYYRHPAYAAALAVCLASLAGLPPFAGFFGKYLAFQAAFQNGYVWLSVLAALTSVAALVYYLRPGMLMFMPDRTPAREYPHGERTPTTLTVALGVVGVTVLGILPNLWYGWVANPGIWQGLAGR
- a CDS encoding sensor domain-containing diguanylate cyclase — its product is MPTSPEQSLARYTIPVAAVLGLSLALLAPRNDRLWDAVNRALPTPPDARVVVVGIDDASLGDYGQLSGWPPELYGQALRTLTEAGARAVGLDVLLSDLGSSGVALAGLFSRPNVVLATAPGETGTLPPGWTSPTGVSALNLGPGGVVRSFQTAYRTQDNRLEPSFARQVAVAAGEPAPLDTVPRPLRAVAVGAAGTSVLPFRDVVNGNVRFADLQGRVVLIGLTASGLAGPALSDVRGSEVPGVLLQARAVSSLLGPPFRPLPTWLTALLCVGAAVGAVLARGLWGFGLALATLGLAVPLWLVNVLFPGVTVSVAAILGTALVALERWWNLRHLGTRDPLTGLGNRLAFTRAVEHRWPGREGRPVGLLLVDLSGFRKVNDVYGRAAGDELLRDLASRIGSQGRRGDVLFRWGPDEFAVLLDNTDEDDLARLSDSVRDSLDALTYRDVPLSVSFGAATTDSDIRTPEELIEAASRNRYRMKYQREQGE